The following coding sequences are from one Sciurus carolinensis chromosome 11, mSciCar1.2, whole genome shotgun sequence window:
- the LOC124959534 gene encoding LOW QUALITY PROTEIN: putative olfactory receptor 56B2 (The sequence of the model RefSeq protein was modified relative to this genomic sequence to represent the inferred CDS: inserted 2 bases in 1 codon; substituted 1 base at 1 genomic stop codon), whose product MLQDLRGSNRSHFQVSEFILMGFPGIHSWQHWLSLPLALLYLLALGANILILTIIHQEASLHQPMYHFLGILVMVDMGLATTIMPKILTILWFNAKAISLPECFAQMYAIHCFVAMESSIFVCMAIDRYVAICQPLRYPSIVTDSFVVKATVLMTIRNCLCSISVPILAAHRNDCSRNQIEHCLCSNLGVTSLSCDDRKINSINQIFLAXMIMGIDLGVIIVSYALILQSVLKLNSKEAASKALSTCISHLMLILFFYTVVLVISITHSAGMTSPXIPVLLNVLHNVIPPALNSMVYALKNKELKQGLCKVLRVNIKGN is encoded by the exons ATGCTCCAGGATCTCAGAGGTTCCAACAGATCTCACTTCCAGGTGTCTGAGTTCATTCTGATGGGATTCCCAGGCATCCACAGCTGGCAGCACTGGCTCTCCCTACCCTTGGCTCTGCTCTACCTCTTAGCACTTGGGGCCAACATCCTGATCCTGACCATCATCCACCAAGAGGCAAGTCTGCATCAGCCTATGTACCATTTCCTGGGCATCCTGGTCATGGTGGACATGGGCCTGGCTACCACCATCATGCCTAAAATTTTGACCATCTTGTGGTTTAATGCTAAGGCCATCAGCCTCCCTGAGTGCTTTGCTCAGATGTATGCCATCCATTGTTTTGTGGCCATGGAGTCAAGTATCTTTGTCTGCATGGCTATAGACAGGTATGTAGCCATTTGTCAACCACTGAGATATCCATCAATAGTTACTGACTCTTTTGTGGTCAAAGCAACTGTGCTCATGACAATTAGAAACTGTCTATGTTCAATTTCAGTGCCCATCTTAGCTGCCCATAGAAATGACTGTTCTCGGAATCAAATTGAGCATTGTCTTTGTTCTAATCTTGGAGTCACTAGTCTCTCCTGTGATGACAGGAAAATCAACAGTATCAATCAGATATTTCTGGCTTGAATGATTATGGGAATCGATCTGGGTGTGATTATTGTATCATATGCTTTGATCCTTCAGTCTGTACTAAAGCTCAACTCCAAAGAAGCTGCATCCAAGGCCTTAAGTACCTGCATTTCCCACCTCAtgttaattcttttcttctacaCTGTGGTCCTTGTCATTTCCATCACTCATAGTGCAGGGATGACTTCTCC GATCCCAGTTCTACTTAATGTGCTGCACAATGTTATCCCTCCTGCCCTCAACTCCATGGTGTATGCTCTCAAGAACAAGGAGCTCAAGCAGGGCTTATGCAAAGTGCTCAGGGTGAACATCAAGGGCAACTGA